A stretch of DNA from Candidatus Nomurabacteria bacterium:
AATAGAACTGGTAGATTTTCGTCTATTGCTATATTGTGAGCAATATTTAGAGCCAAAGTGGTTTTACCCATTGCTGGACGAGCGGCAATAATAATTAAGTCGGACCTATTTAAGCCGGCTAGTTTTTTATCTATATCGATAAATCCTGTTGGTATTCCTGCTAGTTTACCCCCCTGCTGATGCAGTAACTCTAATTTATCAAACTGTTCGGTCAGTATGGTTTCTATACTTATTAGATCTGTCTTTACAGAGTTTTTTGCAACGTTAAATATTTTTTGTTCGGCTGAGTCTAAAATACTACTCGTATCAGAGTCTGCCTCATCATAGCTTAAGCCTATAATATCTTCACTGGCGGATATTAACCTTCTCCTGAGTGATTTCTCGGAGACAATATCTGCATAGTGTTTAGCATGTGATGCCGTTGCGACGGAGGTTGTGAGTTCTGCTATGTAACTACTACCTCCTACTATTTCTAATTCACCTCGTTCAGAAAGTGCGTTAGTTAAGCTTACTAAATCGACTGGTTTTTGCTCTTCTGTAAGTTTAACAATTGCTGCATAAATTAACTTATGGTTATTTTCATAAAAATCGTCGGCTTTAACAATGTCTACAATTTTAAAGAAGGCATCCTGACTTATTAAGACGCTTCCTAATAAACTTTTTTCTGCATCTAAGTTTTGTGGTGGTAGCTTTTGTATTTTTTTATTTGCCATTCTTTATAGCCTTTTTTTAAAGAGTGTATTTTATTAAATTGAGACCGCTTCTCCTCCGCCCATTAAGCCAATAATATCAGAAAGATCAGTTAAATTTGTTTCTTTGTTGGTCTCATTGTTATCTTCACTTCGCGGGCTATTTTTGTTTTGAGATTTTTTATCTAAAAGACTAGTTTCGATGTTTGGTACTTTTAAACCTATTTCGTTAAATGCTTCTCTAAATATTTGCTTGTTTTTATTTTCAGAAAATATTTTTAAGTGCACTGGATATACTAATTTAATACTTAGGTTGTACGTTTTTTCTGTAAGTTTAGTCTCAGATGGTTTTAGTACAGCTTTTAGGCCTGGGCTTTTTTTAGCAATTATTTCTAAGATATCTGACCACTTTTCTGAAAAGTTCCTAAGAGATAATTTATTTTTATTTTCGTTTTCATCGATCTTTTCTATCTCTTCATTCTTTTTTGAGTTTTCTTTAATCTCTTTGTTGCTCACTGTAATTTTTTCATCTAATTTCTTATCTGTTTCAACTACCGCTGGAATAGGAGGCTTATTTTCTTCTGAATCTTTTGATGATTTGTTATTTGATGTTTTTAGACTACTTAATTTGAGAAGTGTTATTTCTAGGCCTAAGTTTGGTTTAGTAAGAGAACCTAAAGTTAGGAGCTCACTTAAGGTTTGTAATTCTTCAAAAGTTTTTTGTTGAGTCTTAAGTTTGTTGTATACTTGCAGGGCAAGAGATTTTGAGTCTGCGCCCGATTTTATTAACTCTTTTAGTAATTCTGGGATTAAACCGGTTTCGCTAGATTCTATAATTTGGCAGAGTTTTTCTAGAGCTTTATCCTCTGATAAACCTAGAGAGTTTTGGACACTTCTTAAGCTTACAGATTTATTGCCTGAGGCAATTTGATCGAGTAAGCTTAAGGCATCACGCATGCTGCCTTCTGAGTTTTCTGCAATTATTTTTAGTGCTTCATCTTCAAAATCTATATTTTCTTTTTTACAAATATCTTCAAGATGTTTAACAACCTCTTGTTCGTCTATAGGCTTAAAGTAAAATTTTTGTACTCTACTTAGTATTGTAGCTGGAACTTTATGGGCGTCAGTTGTAGCAAGAATGAATATTGCATGAGATGGTGGTTCTTCAATAGTTTTAAGAAGTGCCGCAAAACTGGCTCCACTAAGCATGTGGACCTCATCAATTATATAAACTTTATATTTTAAACTTGCGGGGGCGGAGGTTATCTTCTCGCGCAGGTCACGCATGTCATCAACACCACTATTACTAGCTGCATCAATCTCAATGATATCTAAATGAGTTTTTTCTGAATGGTACTCTGCTTTGTTTATCTCATGAGCGAAAATTCTGGCAATTGAAGTCTTCCCTACTCCTCTTGGTCCAGTAAATAAATAAGCATGGGATATTTTATCTTGCTTAAGCGCGCTTGCTAGTACTTCGACGATATGCTGTTGGCCGACGACCTCTTTAAGGCTTTTTGATCTGTATTTTCTGTATAGAGCTTGAGATGACACGCTTTAAAACCCTCCATATATAACTGTAAGCTATATAGAAATTAATATCTCTTTATTTATTACTTAAGTATAGCAGTCCAACTAACTTAAAATTGATACTGTTAAATAATTTTTAATTAATATTGTCAGCGCGATAATATAGTTGTATAATAAAGATTATGATTAAGAAAGACTGGATACATATACATGAAGTCCCCTATCTTCTAGTGGGTACTCTTAGATTACCCGTTGAACCTTCATCTAGGATTGTTTTGCCGTTAATATGGAAAGCTCCATTTATACATGATAAAGTTGCCTATGCTTTAGTTTCTCGTATGGGAGAAATTCCAGTAACGTTCCTTTATCCAGAGGATAATTTTAGATGGATGTTAAGACATTTAGATAGCCAGGATCAAAAAGTAGTTTTACAATCTGCACAGAAAAAGCCTGTAGATACTCAAGGACGCCTAACAGTTGGTAGTATGGCTGGTCAGGGGACTAATGCTGATCCCGTTACAGTTATGGGAAGAGGAACTTGTTTACAAGTTGTTCCTGAATGTGTGGGTGAATTTTTAGCTAGCAGGAATCAAGAAAATCTTGATAATTTACTTAATAGTAACTAACGGAAGTGGCCACCAAGTAGGTAAACGGCAAGCCCAGTAGAGGCAAACATTACACTTAAGACCCAGTATCTCATGGTTACTTTATATTTTGGCCAACCGATAAGTTGTAAATGGACATGAAGTGGTGCGGCTAAGAAAATCTTTTTGCCTCTAAATCTTTTAGAAAGAAGTTGGATTATCACAGAGAAGGTTGTTAGGTAAAGAAGCGCTGCTATTATTGGCAAAACAAATACTGCATCTGTTATAAAGGCAATGATAGCAATCATCACTGTTAGGGCCATACTGCCTACTTCTGAGAGCATAAACCTAGCTGGCGGGATGTTAAACCATAAGAAGGCAAATAAAGCTCCCACGGTAGCAAAACACAAAGTTGCTACATCAAATTTGCTTTGAGTTATGGCAATAATTCCGAGTGCCATAAGAATTGATGAGAAAACTCCAGAAGAAAGTCCATCGACACCATCAATAATTGTCCCGGAATATGTTGCTGCTACAACTATGACAAAAAGAGCTATAAATAAGAGTACAGGTATATTGTAGTTACCAAAAAAAGGTATATGAAGAGAGCTTAAATCTTGCTTAACTGCCATCCACCATCCACAAAATGCTCCTACAAGAGCAACTGGTATCAGCCTATATTTAATTGAAAGTCCTCCTCCGAGAGATCTGGCCAGTTTACCTTTTAACTTGTCAGCTACTAATAGTTCATCTATTCCACCCACGATGGCTCCAACTGTTAAGCCAAAGAGTGGCAGCCAAGTCTGATTTCTACTTATAAAGTCTAATTTTACAAATTCGCTTGTGCTGGTAATTTTAGAGATAATCCATATACCTAAGGCAGTAGTTAAAAGTCCTGTGAGCATGACTAAGCCACCCATTCTGTATAAAACTTTTTTGTCGTCGTTATCGATACTAGCAGTAAGTGGTGTGGCTTTACCGTCAATAGTTTTAGCTACACTCTTCTTTTTTCTAATGTCGTATTTGACTAAAAAGTACTTCATTATAAACGGAGTCGAAAGTATTCCGATTACAAAAGCTGATACAGTTGGGACTATAAACTTAAGGAGATCTAGTTTGGTGATTTGGAGGACTATATTTACTGGTTGCTCTAGGTCTGTCATTTGTTTTTTTGTTTATTATCTTTTTTGATAATTTTAGTATAACACTCTCAGATTATAGAGGAGCTTCGACTGCTGCCCACTCAGCTTCTGGATTCTCTTCTGGGACAACTATAGTAGCTTGATCTCCAACACTAAGCTTAAAATGGGTCACGCTTGCTAGGAGTATTTTATATTCTTTACTCTCTGCTTGAGCAAAATAATTTCCATCTCTTTGGGTAATTGTTGCTATTAGCTGTTTTCTGGCAACTGGTCCGATTTGCTTAAATAAAAACTTCCCTCCATCAACAATAGTTAATTTTAGTACATCCCCCTGGACTAAATGAGACTTACTGGCATAATTAGCTTGAACTGGGTATATTTTGCTGTTATAGCCAATCATGTTCTGACCATCAAAAACTCCTTCCACTACAGTTTCACCATCTGCTGGTTCAGTATAAGGTGTTGTATGGCTTAACTCTTCTCCATCTCCGACCAAACTTACTAAAAGCTCTTTAGCGGCAAGGAGATTCATCTCGGCCTCTTTTATTAAGTTACGTAGGCGTTTTATTTGTTTTTCATCTAGGTTACTCATTTTTATTTGCCTTTGTTTTATTTTTTAGATTTTTGGTTTATTGTTTTTGGATGTAGATTTATAAAACGATCTTTCATCGTT
This window harbors:
- the dnaX gene encoding DNA polymerase III subunit gamma/tau — its product is MSSQALYRKYRSKSLKEVVGQQHIVEVLASALKQDKISHAYLFTGPRGVGKTSIARIFAHEINKAEYHSEKTHLDIIEIDAASNSGVDDMRDLREKITSAPASLKYKVYIIDEVHMLSGASFAALLKTIEEPPSHAIFILATTDAHKVPATILSRVQKFYFKPIDEQEVVKHLEDICKKENIDFEDEALKIIAENSEGSMRDALSLLDQIASGNKSVSLRSVQNSLGLSEDKALEKLCQIIESSETGLIPELLKELIKSGADSKSLALQVYNKLKTQQKTFEELQTLSELLTLGSLTKPNLGLEITLLKLSSLKTSNNKSSKDSEENKPPIPAVVETDKKLDEKITVSNKEIKENSKKNEEIEKIDENENKNKLSLRNFSEKWSDILEIIAKKSPGLKAVLKPSETKLTEKTYNLSIKLVYPVHLKIFSENKNKQIFREAFNEIGLKVPNIETSLLDKKSQNKNSPRSEDNNETNKETNLTDLSDIIGLMGGGEAVSI
- the dnaB gene encoding replicative DNA helicase encodes the protein MANKKIQKLPPQNLDAEKSLLGSVLISQDAFFKIVDIVKADDFYENNHKLIYAAIVKLTEEQKPVDLVSLTNALSERGELEIVGGSSYIAELTTSVATASHAKHYADIVSEKSLRRRLISASEDIIGLSYDEADSDTSSILDSAEQKIFNVAKNSVKTDLISIETILTEQFDKLELLHQQGGKLAGIPTGFIDIDKKLAGLNRSDLIIIAARPAMGKTTLALNIAHNIAIDENLPVLFFSLEMSKEQLVDKMLSTESGVDNSKLRTGNLTDEDFENLSHAWGALGEANMYIDDTPGITVTEMRAKARRLSYKQKPGLIVVDYLQLMSGTGKDSGNRVQEVSEISRGLKILARELDVPIIALSQLSRSVESRHPQIPQLADLRESGSIEQDADIVAFLYREEYYNPETEKKHITDLIIAKFRNGPTGKVELYFKPDNQKFMNLDRGHRE